One window from the genome of Cryobacterium sp. GrIS_2_6 encodes:
- a CDS encoding ABC transporter permease yields MSGSETASATGHAGRGASLLVAAPASAFGVVLLETTSVLATVVSGNDVSRLAAVPAALSIVAFLFITIAVYVCAIVTTNTVATVIAGRTRTIALMRLIGSSAGDQRRAVALDGLKVGLAGAVLAAAAGILLSFAGVRLAFGAGLIPERSARTTIGPVIAVTLITMFAVAGSTFETMMQALMDDSATRAAVSETVSTSLAAISVLVGFSALIAAVGMITNLALSVLQCSREIGLLRALGFTGRQVRAMILAESVQMTVAVVTLGLVLGVAYGWAAAQSLFGSVTHSGLVAPSIPWLLVTLCVVGTVVLTVGATILPARGAVSLAPIVALAAG; encoded by the coding sequence ATGAGCGGCAGCGAAACCGCCAGCGCCACCGGGCACGCCGGCCGTGGTGCGAGCCTGCTCGTGGCGGCGCCCGCATCGGCCTTCGGCGTGGTGCTCCTGGAGACGACGAGTGTGCTCGCCACCGTCGTGAGTGGCAATGACGTGTCCCGCCTTGCAGCGGTTCCTGCTGCCCTCTCGATCGTCGCATTCCTGTTCATCACGATTGCGGTGTACGTGTGTGCGATCGTGACCACTAACACGGTGGCCACCGTCATCGCCGGTCGGACCCGCACGATCGCGCTCATGCGCCTGATCGGGTCGAGCGCGGGTGACCAGCGCCGCGCCGTGGCCCTCGACGGGCTGAAGGTGGGGCTCGCCGGAGCCGTGCTGGCCGCCGCCGCCGGCATCCTGCTGAGTTTCGCCGGGGTCCGGCTTGCCTTCGGCGCCGGGCTGATCCCGGAGCGCAGTGCCCGCACCACCATCGGGCCGGTCATCGCGGTGACACTCATCACCATGTTCGCCGTCGCGGGATCGACCTTCGAAACCATGATGCAGGCGCTGATGGACGACTCGGCGACGCGTGCGGCCGTCTCCGAGACGGTGTCGACCAGCCTCGCCGCAATCTCAGTGCTCGTGGGCTTCAGCGCCCTGATCGCCGCAGTCGGCATGATCACCAACCTGGCACTGAGCGTGCTGCAGTGTTCTCGCGAGATCGGCCTGCTCCGGGCCCTCGGTTTCACCGGCAGGCAGGTTCGCGCGATGATCCTCGCCGAAAGCGTGCAGATGACCGTGGCAGTCGTCACCCTCGGCCTGGTGCTCGGGGTCGCGTACGGCTGGGCGGCGGCACAATCACTGTTCGGATCCGTCACCCATTCGGGTCTGGTGGCGCCGTCGATTCCCTGGCTCCTCGTCACCCTCTGCGTGGTCGGTACCGTTGTGCTCACCGTCGGCGCGACGATCCTGCCCGCTCGTGGGGCGGTGTCACTGGCGCCGATTGTGGCCCTCGCCGCCGGGTGA
- the era gene encoding GTPase Era: MTTENDFRAGFVSFVGRPNVGKSTLTNALVGEKVAITSSKPQTTRRAIRGIVHQKDGQLILVDTPGIHKPRTLLGERLNSLVQSTLAGVDVVGLCIPANEPIGPGDRFINEQLDNFPRARKVAIVTKIDLSSKTSVANQLLAVSALRDWEAIVPISSTSRIQLDILAAELLRLLPLSDAPLYPADAVTDESLESRISEYIREAALEGVTDELPHSIAVTIDDIIERDDQELVEVYANLFVERDSQKGIIIGKSGSRLKDVGVRARKQIEPLVGKRVFLSLRVKVAKEWQRDPKQLGRLGF, from the coding sequence ATGACCACAGAAAATGATTTCCGGGCGGGGTTCGTGTCGTTCGTCGGCCGACCCAACGTGGGCAAATCGACCCTCACCAATGCCCTGGTCGGTGAGAAGGTCGCCATCACCTCGTCGAAGCCGCAGACGACCCGGCGGGCCATCCGCGGGATCGTGCACCAGAAGGACGGCCAGCTGATCCTCGTCGACACGCCGGGCATCCACAAGCCGCGGACCCTGCTCGGCGAGCGACTCAACAGCCTCGTCCAGTCCACCCTCGCCGGTGTCGACGTGGTGGGCCTGTGCATCCCCGCCAACGAGCCGATCGGCCCGGGGGACCGCTTCATCAACGAGCAGCTCGACAACTTCCCGCGCGCCCGCAAGGTCGCGATTGTGACCAAGATCGACCTCTCCTCGAAGACGAGCGTCGCGAACCAGCTGCTCGCGGTGTCCGCACTCCGGGACTGGGAAGCGATCGTGCCGATCTCGTCGACGAGCCGCATCCAGCTCGACATCCTCGCCGCCGAGCTCCTGCGCCTCCTGCCGCTCTCCGACGCCCCGCTCTACCCTGCGGATGCCGTCACGGACGAAAGCCTCGAATCGCGTATCTCCGAGTACATCCGTGAGGCGGCTCTCGAGGGCGTCACCGACGAACTGCCGCACTCCATCGCCGTGACGATCGACGACATCATCGAACGCGACGACCAGGAACTCGTCGAGGTCTACGCCAACCTTTTCGTCGAGCGGGACAGCCAGAAAGGCATCATCATCGGCAAGTCCGGCAGCCGGCTCAAGGACGTCGGGGTGCGGGCGCGCAAGCAGATCGAACCGCTCGTCGGCAAGCGGGTCTTCCTGTCCCTCCGGGTCAAGGTTGCCAAGGAATGGCAGCGCGACCCGAAGCAGCTCGGCCGGCTCGGGTTCTAG
- a CDS encoding alpha/beta hydrolase-fold protein, translating into MAALLDISIVAGPVVVVLYVLAGLAVLLVLVRLYSGIAFFRVAASLSAGALFGWVLAWLTSDVWDLFGVSLSMVTRGWVVAVFAGIGLAINTLAGRGWRRGVAIAVIPLCLLAAAAGINADFGQYTTVRAALGFPLYGALDLGGTAVTASSVGATAGSIGTVTIPATVSGFDARPAIVYLPAAARTAHPPVLPVVVMLSGQPGTPADVFTAGKLDAILDTYATAHAGQTPIVVVPDQLGAADRNPMCVDSVLGNSASYLTVDVPAWIRSTFSVAASPAGWTLAGFSQGGTCSIQLGAAHPELFGTILDISGELVPRNGDAAHTIQTGFAGSATAYAAAAPAAVLAAHAPYSNLHIIFAVGAGDTRFLAWANTLDAAATMAGAGTDLIVSPGTAHDWHTVQFAWTTALPLIAARTGLVVTP; encoded by the coding sequence ATGGCCGCATTGCTTGACATCAGCATCGTTGCTGGGCCCGTCGTCGTGGTCCTCTACGTCCTTGCCGGGCTCGCCGTCCTCCTCGTGCTCGTCCGCCTGTACAGCGGAATCGCCTTCTTCCGTGTCGCCGCGAGTCTCTCAGCAGGGGCGCTCTTCGGCTGGGTCCTCGCCTGGCTGACGAGCGATGTCTGGGACCTTTTCGGTGTGTCGCTGTCGATGGTGACCCGCGGCTGGGTCGTGGCCGTTTTCGCCGGGATCGGTCTCGCGATCAACACTCTGGCAGGCCGTGGCTGGCGGCGGGGCGTCGCGATCGCCGTGATTCCGCTCTGCCTCCTCGCCGCCGCAGCCGGCATCAACGCCGACTTCGGTCAGTACACCACGGTGCGCGCGGCACTCGGATTTCCGCTCTACGGCGCGCTCGACTTGGGCGGGACCGCCGTCACCGCGAGCAGCGTGGGGGCGACCGCGGGCAGCATCGGCACCGTCACGATTCCGGCAACCGTATCCGGCTTCGACGCCCGCCCGGCCATCGTGTACCTGCCGGCCGCCGCCCGCACGGCGCATCCTCCCGTGCTCCCCGTCGTCGTGATGCTCTCCGGCCAGCCGGGAACACCGGCAGACGTCTTCACCGCAGGAAAACTCGACGCCATCCTCGACACGTACGCTACCGCCCACGCCGGCCAGACGCCCATCGTTGTCGTCCCTGACCAACTGGGGGCAGCGGACCGCAATCCGATGTGCGTCGACTCCGTACTCGGCAACAGTGCCAGCTACCTCACTGTCGACGTGCCCGCCTGGATCCGATCCACCTTCTCGGTCGCCGCAAGCCCCGCCGGGTGGACCCTTGCGGGGTTCTCGCAGGGCGGCACCTGTTCCATCCAGCTCGGCGCGGCGCACCCAGAGCTCTTCGGCACCATTCTCGACATCTCAGGCGAGCTCGTGCCCAGGAACGGGGATGCCGCACACACGATCCAGACCGGGTTCGCCGGCAGTGCCACCGCATACGCGGCCGCGGCGCCGGCCGCGGTCCTCGCTGCGCACGCCCCCTATTCCAACCTGCACATCATCTTCGCCGTCGGGGCAGGTGACACGCGTTTCCTGGCCTGGGCGAACACCCTCGACGCCGCGGCGACCATGGCCGGCGCAGGAACGGACCTTATCGTCTCGCCAGGGACCGCTCACGACTGGCACACCGTGCAGTTCGCCTGGACGACGGCCTTGCCGCTCATCGCTGCCCGCACCGGACTCGTGGTGACCCCGTGA
- a CDS encoding DUF2156 domain-containing protein — translation MNALSTSTAGSRGAGGKAEPGRLSRAGDGLAVSIRVVWRRLRTQPVSLGYALILLVLALSTGIVQGPSRWIRLWFGTGYESVIDGGHWWSPITSVFLVDNLAELLLAILATLVVLGCAERLLGSGRTVIAFLSTAILGTGIGLLLQDAGVASGEMWSRGVSELWALDPFTPIFGTIMAASSFAGPLWRRRIRVFTLMVALVLVLYSGQPSDVYRLLGAVAGLALGAVFRPRRIDLTWRRSSHREARTLLASVLGILAVGPVITIFSGTRFGLLAPLGLLLTQGVPSVTDVVDRCLLGDITRQCVHELTLERVAGVGPVLVSLLPLLTLLIAAFGVLRGRRFAAWLAIVVNTGMAVLGAWYYGLLPISGQPYVWHWRSFQYWEVAVVLVVSVLVPLATAVLIIVNLRRFPVRSRPGRLRRFFVTTVVSFFGLSAVYVIGGLALMDRFTPAVNLVDLVSDVPERFIPVGFLRLERLSFLPTDWASTMLYQWVGPVFWAIVIVGAIQCMRSTVAGGRSDDAARLRAILSRGGGGSLAYMTTWEGNSLWFNASGSTAIAYRVEAGVAITTTEPVGPVEDAARAIADFATMCDDHGWVPVFYSLHGSWQATFARMGWQTMGIGEETILRPRGWDTTGKKWQDIRSSINRAERAGVRAEWTTYRALPVLENVQIAEISELWVQEKELPELGFTLGGLDELRDPAVRLMLAIDEGQVVHAVTSWLPSYRDGKVIGWTLDFMRRRPDSMNGVMEFLIAQTARQMSEQPEIEFLSLSAAPLAQTGAGDGDNRPSSLASRFIDFLGRSLEPVYGFRSLLAFKRKFQPEFHPLFMAFPDPVALPAIGLALARAYLPALSVREALAFARSLT, via the coding sequence GTGAACGCCTTATCGACGTCCACCGCAGGCTCCCGCGGTGCCGGCGGAAAAGCCGAACCCGGGCGGCTCTCCCGGGCCGGAGACGGTCTAGCCGTGAGCATCCGGGTCGTCTGGCGACGGCTCAGGACACAGCCGGTGTCCCTCGGCTACGCGCTCATCCTGCTCGTCCTCGCGCTTTCGACGGGTATCGTCCAGGGGCCGTCGCGGTGGATCCGGCTCTGGTTCGGCACCGGATACGAGTCGGTCATCGACGGCGGGCACTGGTGGTCACCGATCACGAGCGTGTTCCTCGTTGACAACCTCGCGGAACTCCTGCTCGCGATCCTCGCGACCCTCGTGGTCCTCGGCTGTGCCGAGCGTCTCCTCGGCAGTGGCCGAACGGTCATCGCCTTCCTGTCGACGGCCATCCTCGGCACCGGGATCGGTCTCCTGCTGCAGGACGCGGGTGTCGCGAGCGGAGAGATGTGGTCACGGGGCGTCAGCGAACTCTGGGCGCTCGACCCGTTCACGCCGATCTTCGGCACGATCATGGCGGCGAGCAGCTTCGCAGGGCCGCTCTGGCGGCGACGCATCCGCGTATTCACCCTGATGGTCGCGCTCGTGCTCGTGCTCTACTCCGGCCAGCCCTCAGACGTGTACCGACTTCTCGGGGCCGTCGCAGGTCTCGCGCTCGGGGCCGTCTTCCGGCCCCGGCGGATCGACCTGACCTGGCGCCGCAGTTCGCACCGCGAGGCGCGGACACTCCTCGCCTCCGTGCTCGGCATCCTCGCCGTCGGCCCGGTGATCACGATCTTCTCCGGAACGCGGTTCGGCCTCCTCGCGCCGCTCGGACTCCTGCTCACCCAGGGCGTGCCGTCCGTCACCGATGTCGTGGACCGGTGCCTCCTGGGCGATATCACCCGGCAGTGCGTGCACGAACTGACCCTCGAGAGGGTCGCCGGCGTGGGGCCGGTGCTCGTCTCGCTCCTGCCGCTCCTCACCCTGCTCATCGCCGCCTTCGGAGTCCTGCGGGGGAGACGATTCGCGGCCTGGCTCGCGATCGTCGTGAACACCGGCATGGCCGTTCTCGGCGCCTGGTACTACGGCCTCCTGCCGATCTCCGGCCAGCCGTACGTCTGGCACTGGCGGTCGTTTCAGTACTGGGAGGTCGCCGTCGTGCTCGTCGTGTCGGTGCTGGTTCCGCTGGCAACAGCGGTGCTGATCATCGTGAACCTGCGCCGCTTCCCCGTGCGCAGCAGGCCGGGCAGGCTCCGGCGCTTCTTCGTGACGACCGTGGTCTCCTTCTTCGGCCTCTCGGCCGTGTACGTCATCGGGGGACTCGCGCTCATGGACCGATTCACCCCCGCCGTGAACCTCGTGGACCTCGTCAGCGACGTCCCGGAACGGTTCATTCCCGTCGGCTTCCTCCGACTCGAACGACTCTCGTTCCTGCCGACAGACTGGGCGTCGACCATGCTCTACCAGTGGGTCGGACCGGTGTTCTGGGCGATCGTCATCGTCGGGGCGATCCAGTGCATGCGCAGCACCGTCGCCGGCGGCCGGAGCGACGATGCGGCTCGGCTGCGGGCCATCCTCAGCAGGGGCGGTGGAGGCTCCCTCGCATACATGACCACGTGGGAGGGGAACTCACTGTGGTTCAACGCTTCCGGATCGACCGCGATCGCGTATCGAGTGGAGGCCGGCGTCGCCATCACAACGACGGAGCCGGTCGGACCCGTCGAAGACGCTGCGCGGGCGATTGCCGACTTCGCCACCATGTGCGACGACCACGGCTGGGTCCCGGTCTTCTACAGCCTGCACGGCAGCTGGCAGGCGACTTTCGCCCGGATGGGCTGGCAGACCATGGGGATCGGCGAAGAGACGATCCTGAGGCCCCGGGGCTGGGACACAACAGGGAAGAAGTGGCAGGACATCCGCTCGTCGATCAACCGGGCGGAACGTGCCGGAGTGCGCGCGGAATGGACAACGTACCGCGCGCTGCCAGTGCTCGAGAACGTGCAGATCGCCGAGATTTCCGAGCTCTGGGTGCAGGAGAAGGAACTCCCCGAACTGGGCTTCACCCTCGGCGGACTCGACGAGCTCCGCGACCCCGCTGTCCGGCTCATGCTGGCGATCGACGAAGGCCAGGTCGTGCACGCCGTGACCAGCTGGCTCCCGAGCTACCGGGACGGGAAGGTGATCGGCTGGACGCTCGACTTCATGCGGCGGCGCCCGGACAGCATGAACGGCGTGATGGAATTCCTGATCGCGCAGACCGCCCGGCAGATGAGCGAACAGCCGGAGATCGAATTCCTGAGCCTCTCCGCGGCCCCGCTCGCCCAGACCGGCGCGGGCGACGGCGACAACCGGCCGTCGAGCCTCGCCTCCCGGTTCATCGACTTCCTCGGGCGCAGCCTGGAGCCCGTCTACGGGTTCCGTTCGCTTCTCGCCTTCAAACGGAAGTTCCAGCCCGAGTTCCACCCGCTCTTCATGGCCTTCCCTGACCCGGTCGCCCTTCCTGCGATCGGGCTCGCACTGGCACGCGCGTATCTGCCGGCTCTCTCCGTGCGGGAAGCCCTTGCTTTCGCCAGGAGCCTGACCTGA